cagtacctttcaagtactgacgcatacgtgcactacattttcttgtgatgtaggttcaggtccGTACTAAGTAGATTCTTTTTCATGGGtatgaagtgcaccacatctaatgttAGGGAGGCtataaagtgttttaggaaaaacttcacttaCTTGTTACTCTgatcgtgcgtaaggtatgatcaaattccattctaacttgacgttGTGCGCTTAAGATCATTCTTCTTGTAGAGCTTAGGCATGGAATGCTAATGCACGCAATGCTAAGGCAGTTCCTCTAGTACTAGATAAGGAAGTTCAAATGCAGAGTTTCAGAACACCAATTCAACTTTTGGCTTTGAGTATGACCTACCAGAACAATCAGTAGGTTCTATTTCCTACTAATAGAAATGACCAATTAGTGGTATCCATAGTTAATGATTTTATTAGGATTAATCCGCCAAAATTTTTAGGATCGCAAGATGGTAAGGACCCACAgaagttcattgatgaggtaaagaaaatatttggtgtgatgtcAGTAATTGGTAGTAATAGTTGAGATTGGCATCTTACAAACTCAATgatgtgactcacatatggttcactcagTGGAAAGATAACAGACATGACTGTCTTTTGTAACTCTGTATAGTAGTCCAAATCAGTattagtccagaaactctcttaGAACCCTTCTCAGTCTCTTCTCCAGTCGGTGACCcaattatagctagacgggtatacaaaaAATTGCCATGTCATAGTCTCTAAGAAAGTAACATCTGCAGATCTAGTatagttagaaatggtagattttgatgtcattctaggcatggattttttacactcatgttatgcctcagtcgattgtagaactagcattgttcgttttcagtttcAAGATGAACCAATCAAAGAATGGAAACGTAGTATCCTAGTTCCTATGGGTTGATttatttcgtaccttaaggacagaaagatgatatctaagtgTTATCTTTATCATCTAGTTCAGGTTAAGGACTCAAGCCTTGAAACCCcatctcttgagtcagttccagtagtctgtgaatttcctggagtatttccaaaagatcttcccAGGGTTtctcccgaaagggaaattgactttggaattgatctccttctagatacacaacctatttctattcctccttacagaatggctccagcagatcttaaggaattgaaagagctgTTGAAAGACCttttagataagggtttcatcagacctagtatttcaccatggggtgcaccaatATTGTTCGCAGAGAAGAAAAATGGTTCTCTAAGAATGTGCATTTActattgatacgctcaaacttacttctcaaataagaagtatagcggtcgtatcaagtaaataacccaactagtgaggttgggatcgttcccacgaggaaaatagtttagacttaactttaacctattattactattgttcggtcaatgacttccttggaaaataaaaaacaataaaaggggggtttctatttctaaatgaatgaaaataactaacgaaatcgaaagagacacttaacatctTTGAATGTTTGactttaatcaattaatcaaagtaactagggtttacgtgttccccacagattcataacttgataattctaactatatcaattctttcatagtatcttgcatgcaaagtgataagttatgtgtttctaaatccttggtccggcatctagaaaatctcactccgcaccttggtccggctacgtgtgttggtatcctaacccttatctttacctcatattaagcatcgtattcgatatttgactaacttaTCACCTCGTagaaatcaatactagcctattagatagtatacactaaatctatgttgataattcttttcctattatctacctccttggtccggtaagtagcattaaggcgggTTTTAACGTTGGctatccgttaaaaagacttctaagcaaaagaattattaatacatgcaagacactattcaagaattgttattttagttagcttttatctcattatttgtctatggttcccacaaccctagttatggagtttagttactcagtcataatcataatattcaaatatattagataagaattcatgtacttaattCAATGAGAGAAAGTAAAATCccaaagttcacttgattaatcagcaaaaaTCACCCCcaatcaatgataaaagtctcaagataatccataatctctcaaagagtctacaaattaatcaagagtctaacactaatacacagagtctaataatgatcCATAGTCTAACAGtacggagtctaacaatacggagtctaacctcaaaaacgaggtttttcagactctttatagaaaataaaaaacctaattaaacaaggaatctatttgctggaaatctgccaaaatgcggctggatCAACGGACCTTGCGAaagatcgtcgtggtcacgacgcaCAGTCAtagactccgtcgtcccatacttatgcaatatTTTCtattgctctcttcattaccctcgacggcaagtatgacggaccgtcataggcacagcggtccgtcgagggtcttcgtttcaaaacacttgaactcttagAATATAGGTACTGGGAcgacttctctgaacttcatgacgaacctgcaggacggaccgtcatagacacgacgaaccgtcatggactccgtaaccccacacttggtcacacttccccatcttccttcagcagctgcactatgctTCCACCTACAGactgtcacaagcacgacggaccgccaCAAGCTCtttaggtggtctcttctgcatttcttcgctcaaaatctccgccattaatctttggacagatttcctgcaaataaggagaaacttatataaaaatcagcacaaaaaggcttttggacacactaaactttaaggaaaaagtattaataataccgtgaaaccacggtatatcaacacccttaacttaaattcgttgtttgtcctaaGGCGACgtactatgactcaatacaaaatctttgtacaatagtatccttgttttatcctttgcaatcatttagCTATCATTCCCgaattaatctcatcatatctatgcatgctatcactattaggcttggcatatgtgggatcagaacatgacacagactcaccatgcactaacacctatcatcatcaatttctcaccgagatGCTAAtttttccggtattgcaactagtgtcctcacattgaaacaaaatcctcatttttcacataatgatttcagtttgagtataaggattacttttcaacacttgctctcagaacaaagtcacactcattcatacctattgccataagcttgcccttattttcactgccttaagtttgctatacaacctttaggatcacgataggactttcttagcttgtaacattggctcagggtcaggtagggtatatttaggtatactttagtgaatttttgtcctccttgacatatcgactaaacataccattttctaccattttatcttgcccagtttctcatattctttcaccttgctattttctcttctttcttcatttgtgtacgtgactctcttcttttcttgcttgtatttcttgtatatttttctttttctttacttatctttcaactaattcttgagtcactttaattttgttttttcaaccccactttccagagcattcctcataatagccaccctcaacttatggctttgccatgagtcaaggtacacaatacccaaagttgggtcagggccataacgaaggttgtttactgccttagacaccctcaacttatgcttttggcataagctgaggtgcacatgaccaaggagggaccaaggccaacacattattcccagaaaagatcagttgggctgaaaaagaaaggtctaatttaagctcagatcatttggatcaaagaaggataaatttcataggttttcttttatttagggtaaaaatgggctatattgaataagggcctatgatcctttcctaattgtctattaaagcttacttttagcaggactaactaggcaagttctagctcattTCAAATAGTgcactattcaaatcttcctcacactcattgacatctcatcactctaccagattatcagacacctagttcgaattttagacttagggtaatgcaatggtgtacctctatgtaatgcttagagccacacatttatcagttactatgcctagtcatgcatcattttccaatttatcaggatatcattttagccatcattctccagaattaaactatgtacaaaagatgtAGACATGCTggttcaaaagaaaaagtaatcaatcttttggggaaaaagagcataggcaagaaaaccccaaaagaggatagtgaattgggctactcagacttcaccttaGCACTcaaaaaaaacatgtaattgtccctaatgcataaaaaatttaaataatagagtggtaggtgaagcaaaactgtggcgcaaagcgccggcgatcagcaagctggtgggtccggttccccgaaacccacgtcctctgcaatttGGACACCCttagtggtgtcctcagcaacaaccgcactatcAGCAATGCCTCCCTCTATCTCCACCgttcgggagctagacgccccaaccGCTAACTTTCCTCCTCTCATCTTCTGCGTCGCCTCCTCAGAAAGTGAGGCTCTTCTcgtagcctccatctcacggcgctccttcttccatgCTCGCACCTGTTCTcttctcgacccctacgcctcttggcatgctctcgagggggaggtggttgAATCTTTGAGGTGGtgaatagggccgccaacaccGTGTCTTTAGTAGGCTTGActgaaggggcctcagactccggcaccctagcctctacgATCGTGTCGATATCTGCGAAGACTaccgaccgcagcctgaagaaTCGACATATTCAGAggaggggctggccgggctagcactcgcaactcaaaggcgtccaagcgctggtgaacctcagcgatcttctgCTCTGTATATTGAACCATTTTCCGCTCCTGGTGCTCTTCTGCCTTGGTAATAAACCTCTGCATCcatggctggatatgatgcagaagtgt
The DNA window shown above is from Solanum lycopersicum chromosome 11, SLM_r2.1 and carries:
- the LOC138339223 gene encoding uncharacterized protein; its protein translation is MISKCYLYHLVQVKDSSLETPSLESVPVVCEFPGVFPKDLPRVSPEREIDFGIDLLLDTQPISIPPYRMAPADLKELKELLKDLLDKGFIRPSISPWGAPILFAEKKNGSLRMCIYY